The genomic interval cccagggctctgttctaggccctctcctattctcgctatacaccaagtcacttggctctgtcataacctcacatggtctctcctatcattgctatgcagacgacacacaattaatcttctcctttcccccttctgatgaccaggtggcgaatcgcatctctgcatgtctggcagacatatcagtgtggatgacggatcaccacctcaagctgaagctcggcaagacggagctgctcttcctcccggggaaggactgcccgttccatgatctcgccatcacggttgacaactccattgtgtcctcctcccagagcgctaagaaccttggcgtgatcctggacaacaccctgtcgttctcaactaacatcaaggcggtggcccgttcctgtaggttcatgctctacaacatccgcagagtacgaccctgcctcacacaggaagcggcgcaggtcctaatccaggcacttgtcatctcccgtctggattactgcaactcgctgttggctgggctccctgcctgtgccatcaaacccctacaactcatccagaacgccgcagcccgtctggtgttcaaccttcccaagttctctcacgtcaccccgctcctccgctctctccactggcttccagttgaagctcgcatccgctacaagaccatggtgcttgcctacggagctgtgaggggaacggcacctcagtaccttcaggctctgatcaggccctacacccaaacaagggcactgcgttcatccacctctggcctgctcgcctccctaccactgaggaagtacagttcccgctcagcccagtcaaaactgttcgctgctctggcaccccaatggtggaacaaactccctcacgacgccaggacagcgaagtcaatcaccaccttccggagacacctgaaaccccacctcttcaaggaatacctaggataggataaagcaatccttctgcacccccccccccttaaaagatttagatgcactattgtaaagtggctgttccactggatgtcattaggtgaatgcaccaatttgtaagtcgctctggataagagcgtctgctaaatgacttaaatgtaaatgtaatgttagtttttaggccctggatttctaatcccttaatattaatgtttgatctaattttaacagctaaaatttcgatggcaataataaatagatatgccgatagtggacaaccttgttttactcctctagatagtttaaaactttctgagatgtaggcattatttactattttacacctagggttactatacataatttttacccattttataagagattccccaaaattgaaatattctaggcatttatatataaactccagtcgtactttatcaaaagccttttcaaaatcagctatgaaaaccaggcctggtgtccccgatatttcatggtgttctattgtttccagtacttgccttatattatctccaatgtatcgtccatgtaaaaaacctgtctgattaggatgaataatatctgacaaaactttttttattctatgcgccaagcattttgctaggatttttgcatcacaacactgaagtgtaagaggtctccaatttttttaaatggactggatctttatatataccacttgggtcctgtttcagtaataatgatatcacaccttcttgttgcgtgtctgataatctatcatttatataggagtggttaaaacaagctaataatggtcctttgagtatatcaaaaaaatgtttgtatacttccactgatatgccatccagtcctggagttttcccatccttaaaggccccaattgcatcaagtagttcctcctctgtaattaggccttcacatgagtctttctgtacataTGTTAAtcttacattattattattagggaaaaaatccatacaattagtttcagttagtggagatggaggagcctgaaacgaaaatatattcttaaagtactttacttcctctttcaaaatatcatttggtgaatcatgcgtgactccatcatttgtaacaagttttaatacgttttatttggtagcatttctatattgaagattgaaaaagaatttggtgcatttttccccatattccatccagttcgctttatttttgtaatatattacactggatctttcttgaataagttcctccatttctttttgtttttcctctaacttattctgttcctctatggtaccgttttattgttatctaactgtactgttagtccttcaatttcctttgttaatatggactcttttgatcgaaattgcttttgttttatagatgagtactgaattgcatagcctctaaaggcacacttaaaagtgtcccatacaatatggggatctgctgtacctatgttatgtctaaaaagtcagttataaattcttctgtcctagttctaaacaatttatcatctagtaggctttgattaaatttccaatatcctcgcccacgtggaaattctgtaagagtaatatatatgccaattatgtgatggtccgaccgcattctgtcccctatcaaacactttttaacttttggtgccagagagaatgatataagaaagtagtcaaggcgactagcttgattaagcctccgccatgtatatctcactaggtcagggtatttaagtctccatatatccactaattccaatatatccatgacattcctgatttccttaagtgcctgagggtgatagtttgtagtgtgatttcctttccggtccatagaggtatttaagaccgtattaaaatctcccactataataatagagtctagtgttgcttgtagagttgatacattcttatatatattgtcaaagaagcttggatcatcattattcggaccgtataggttaataagccatatatgtttattgtccaataacatatttaaaataatccatctaccttgaggatctgtttggacaagttgcacatttggatcaaagttattattaattaaaaccatcaccccttttgaatttctttgcccatgggagaaatatattttcccccccagttctttttccacaaaacttcatctaaaactgtcgaatgggtttcctgtaaacagtagatattataatccttctcttttagccaggtaaatactgatcgtcttttcttattatctgctaagccattacaattgtaactggctatacttatttcaccacttaccataatgagacacacctttcaattattttcatcaaaatatatgtttgtaaacgtcctattaaaaagtaacataatgattgagtgtctatatagttgtaccatgacatttgcatctccactaagcaaacctccaattggtccccattattccacccgccaaaagcccccatctcgagttgggttgtcatcccaatgcccggcagaccacccccgaccccccgcatcgcacagccccggaccgactgggatccatccttcgaaaagtgcacacagcaccatccaccgaaccgaagcagatccattgccaaatgcatttccatcgccctcacctcgatttttattacatattgctgtgaatcatcctctatagtccctaacatcttttacttcttccttcgcaacagttgtgggatacacacatacacccacacacattcagcccttacccccacacaaccataagctcaccctctcaacaattgcaccatcccagagcccaactcaagatgggtcatgatttacaaatgtacttgcagttgcagctgcatgagaaggcctgcaagaccgcgcaaaaaatgagcataaatgtagagatttatttaccattgtcacatcctagatgatggaggtcaaatgtacaccttcttcctgaaacacccacaatacggtcatccattttgaccatgttcccaagcatctccatgcagtccgattggtttcgtgccaccagggccacaataatataccccctctctgaatgtccgagtgtgaccccctccccatgggttactgcagctagtgttgccaacactgccactgcctgggtgggggcaccccaccggaatccccaccggctaggtacaaggtcgtcaaggttctcattagcagctttgagaatttccttgtttattatgctctccctttagggggctttggctttgcaggaccaaccctgccaagcaggctcagaatcttgagggggcagtgctgctcatggtccctgtcctcattttggctgcatacagaccgtttacagcatgcacataaaactgTTAGGGAcctctccttagtatctgggccattcatgtgggtgtctagggtatagggccatggaccgtaccattaaaataggataataaataattagatataatttattttaaaaatgtagttccccatgataggacaataaataaataagacgtataattcattataaaagtatatccatcatttgaacaacattgaaagccctctcatacccggcccacagcaatacactggctctgggatatgcaactatttcattactcactcactcaactttccaaacataacaaataaaaataaacacacaccacaccatccacacatactgtgccttctgtttacttagtttttatcttcactatgtagaaatagtgcttgtgttcaattagttatatgtgaagatttatagaaaagctatattttgtattgtattgttacaatcagtaaccgggcttgaattgtgtttattttcctcatctatgagaactttgtaattttttaaataaccatggagtaatctttgtgtctctgaacaactggttatcaatatatagtttatcaacgacgagagctactcgtttcgcttttaatctattttctttgaaaattggatacagaactttgcgctgttctgcaatttctttcggaaactgatcattcatgccaattttggtcccagcaagtcttttacccaggcttttaaccattattttatctttaaatgaagcaaatttggcaacgattgggcggtGTACACtttcaagttggatcttatcgataacttcgcgtggaatctgaagcgctgcaaaaaggaactctctaactacagattcaggaacctctccttctttctcttggatacctgtaagtaccaaattctctctcatggatctagtttgtatgtccaatAAGCATTCTTTCAGAAtgttgttctcctttttaaattcattcatttcggtttcaatcttattgaccgtcccttttagcgcgtgtgtttccttctccaatgtcgcagctttttcatcactcatctctaggcttgccttcaactcttttatatttttactaactaattcaagtatacccagtttgtcatttattgattttaacagatcggtttcgacctttaccattgccggtgttgagaatattagatcatccgtgtcggttgaggagtcacgttttcgtttttgattcggttcccctgtcttattctccgtcatgtttgggtgttgcttgttttcgtaatatttgtcgataaatgtctctagtcttaggatttgttttgtgttattatccagattgaaggttatcacccaccagattatttagtgctaatattttagtctaatttagcagatatttcgaatattatgttttatcttgaggtgctctacataactttgttcagtccgccattacctttacgttacctttacgtccgccgttTCTTTTGAGGCTTGGGAAAGCTGTTTTTATTGTACTGTATCGTTTAGTCTTTTCAGTCATTGTCAGGATGTGCTCGATAACATTGAAACCTATGATGGGATGAGATAGGTGACAGCCTTTCATTACCAGCACTGGGATGATCAGTTCCTTTGTTTCGTCAGTTTCAGAGGCTAGCCGAAAAGTTGTTTCAATCCATCCCAGGTACGGCATTTCAGTCCCATTTGCTGCAGTCAACCTTAGATCAGCAGGTGAGTCCAGGATTTCTGAAACATCTCTCAGCCTTGCGTTTGGGAGAGATTCCTCTTTTCATCGTTCATCAATGACCGATACCTGAGAGCCTGTGTCCCATAGAGCTTGGAGGTGGTGGCGATTCAGGTGACACTCAATAAGGCACTGTCTGCCTACTAGCGAGGTGACCTTACGGGGGTGGCGACCTTGAGCTAGGGATGGTAAGGAGTGGGCATTTTCCTCGGTGGAGGAAAACCTTTCACTGGTAGAGTTCATTTTCAGGTGAGTGCATTTTCCCTTATGTTTAATCCAATGTTGGTTTTGACATACTTTGGAACAGTACAGTGTCTCTTTACATGATGAACATTGTTTCAGGTTCTCAAATGAATCTTTTCTGGCACAATTTGCACATTTCTGGGACTTTTTGGTAGCTATGGTTAACACTCGTCCCTCAGCGGTAACCTTTGCCCGTTTAAAGGGGCCTCCCTTGAAGGTCTGACTCCCCGGATTTTACATCCAGCTTGAAAATGTTCTCCACTCCCACATCGGAAGCAGTGTGTGCAGCGTGCATCTGTTCTGGCCTGCTGGCAGACAAAACACCTCCTTGGAGCTTGAGCAGAGCGGTTGGCATACCGGTTAGGTGCATATTGATGCTGCACAGGGTCAGGTGCTTGGGACtgactgtagttgctgtaatacTGCTGCTGGGAAACAGGTGGCTGGGGGCCCCAATCTGGCCTCCTAACTGGAGGTGGGGCATAGGCACAAGGCGGTGACCGAAACATAGGCTGCTGTAATGTCTCCTTAATCTGAGCAATCTCTGCACTGAGACCTTTTAGAGAAGCTACACCTGTCTTAAGTTTAGCTAACTCTGTTAACAGGTCTGGGGTATCTTAACTTTGGCTTCCTTCACAGGACACTTTGTGGATGGCGTATCTTCTAACTGGACTACACTTACAGTTGTAGCAGGCTGTGGGGCATGAAACCGCTTTTTGTTTCGTCTTTCTATCTCATTAGCACAAGCAATGTTAAGCTTCTCTAGCAAAACCTCATCTGATGTTTAGCTATCTAGCAGGAGAGGCTGCATGTCTATCCTGATACTGTCACTCTGGAGACCTGTAAGGACTGTGTGTAAACACATGCGCTGGACTAGAGCAGGGTCATACTTAAACCCTGATTCTGACTCCTGGGATGCAAACAGTACTTTTTGCCTCAAATCTAAGACACGCATCAGGAAGCTTTGAGGTGTCTCCTTGCTATGCTGTGCTTCTGAAGCTAGCTGTTTGTAAAGCTCTGTGGCACTCTTCTCTTGGAAGTGGGAACGCAGGATACATCTAAGTGTGGGAAGAGTTAGCTGGGGTTTACCTTCCAAGTAACTGCGTAGCTGTGAGCCTGGAGATATAGCCCTGACTACTGCGTCTACTATTTCTACATTAGGATAGCCTCTGTTAAGTCCACCCTCGATCTGATGGGCAAGGCTGGAAAAAATAAGTTTATCTTTCTGGCCCGGTTCACCTATCTGACCAGAAATTTTAAACTCTTTGCGCCAGTATGAGCTGGGCTGTGCATTGGGTGAGAGCGGCACGCTCCCCTGAAGATTGGCATGGGGTTGGGGCTGACGCAGAGAATCACTGGCTTTGGCTGCAGTAATCTGCTCAGTTCCCACCCTTTGTTGTGGGGTTACAGTTCTCAGTTCCTCTATTCTGTGATGTATTCCGGCTGTTTCAATATCATGGTCAGTTTGCCATGTTTTGTTATCTATGCCACTTATCATCTCTGTCATTGTCTCTTTAAGTAGCAACAATTCCGACATGCCGCCATCTTCTAACTCTGCAACTTCCTCTCTTTCAAGGAACATCATAATGTGAGTCATCAATGATATGCGGGATTTGTCTTTAACATCTCTTCTTTGTTCGCCTGATATGTCAAGGAAATCACATATCTCTAGTAACTTGTCTTTAGTCAGGGTGCGCAATTCCCCTTCTACCTCTTCCTGTAGTTCTTCCAAGGCGGTTGTCATGTTGACAGAACAGGAGGAACTTTTACTGTGCAGGAGTTGACTCTGAATTAGATGGTCCTTACTGTCTCTGATGGTCGATCAATGGCCTCAGTTGACACGTACTTAACCACCAACTTCCAGCTCTCCTCGAACAGCAACACTTTCCTCACTGCAGCCTGCCTGAGTTATTATGTGGGGATTTAGCTGGCTCGGAATTCAGCGACCAGGATGTGGAAACTGGACATCTGAGCAGCTATCTCAGCGGAGCCTCCAAAAATGTTACACCCCTGAACAAGGGGGGAAAGAATCACGAGAGTGATAGGTTAATGTTTACTCATTGAGAACTTTTAGTGCAAATTTTACAAaagtaacacattttacagaataacagatctacaggaaatagagttttgtagggtacaaggcttattcaagtcacaacagtatacactgtacatcactgaaacaaatactattttcaatataactgtcaagcacaaagctttaactcagtaaaccataactcaatttatcaacaggcaataaagtgtttgaaaaaccatTACACAAATAACACCGCAAAATCTCTTATTAACAAAGCACATGTTCATTCACAATCGACATAAAATGGCAGCTACGTAGCAGTACCTAGCAGTAtgaagctagctgcaaccgagcacGGCGCATATTACTCTCTGCAAACTTAACTAACTTCCTCAATATGTTACTAAGACACACCTTAAACACTCTTgacatgttagcaagttattgcaTTTAAATTACTCTTTTTAATCATCAATAACGTACCTGAACAAGGGGGGAAAGAATCCCGAGAGTGATAGGTTAATGTTTACTCATTGAGAACTTTTAGCGCAATGAGAAAAAGACGGCGAATTCTccgtgaacttgagtggagaccagagcaatcgatctcaggctcatagattaagagcgtttagtagatcacagattaacacttttacccacgacaacataaagtaatcaacataacgtttacacattcctctcacaattcgtaccctttgtatgcttgatggattttaacacaattatataaatgttatcaatctatcaactaatactgaatgcatgatcttcttaaccttagatgttttaagatcctcacatactatgaatttactaatactttttaatgtataacaggctattagtatttcctttaacctgtcacattGGCCCGTTATACTAAGTTCTAATAAATAGCCTAtaatgtgtttttgtgtatgtgtatcttttatCATCATTTTAGCTTTCTAGTAAATAAATACTCAACTAAGATTGGTGTGGTACGAACTCATTGGTGAGACCCGGGTCCGTGCAGATTCCTGGATtatgcgacgttcagaatgagactgtaaAGGAAACTGATTAATTAGTGACTGTtgtaaaatcgatattctgatattctttgagttaatttgggaaatagaaactcaataaaactaatggtgccccaggttaatgagttaataattgtTTGATTCAGTTAATCACGCAATTAGAAACCTTTAATCATTCGATGAGCAACAGTCGTcacattaactaatacaacgtcacaacactgctaatgtggctatcatacggAACTACAAATGCCTGTCTCAAGCTTCACATCACTTATCAGGGCCATGATGATTtggacgagactgccgaatcAAGGCAAAgttaagaatctctggattaaccaTTGAATGTTAGCTACATTACatttagtaatgaataaattggctgAATTTGTTTAAATTTAAAATTCTGTGGACTGTCTTGGCCAAGTTTAAAATGTATACAATACCTGTTATTTAGCTAGTAACATTAGCCTGGCTACAGGGCTAAATTAGCAGTCTATTTGTCTATCCATTTAAATGCATGAGAAATTCATAAAACCGAGTTTAGCTGTCTTTGGCTTTTATAAACCAACAGTCTAGCCTGCTAGTTAATTAGCTAGATAACTTAGATGGTGAAGCTAGGTGTTTTTGACTTCCTGCCACTTCCAGGGGGTgggggtaggcaacaacacatccgcaacgctgaccctcaacacatgggcccctcaggggttcgtgcttagtcccctcctgtactccatgttcacccacaactgtgtgccTACGtgcgactccaacaccatcattaaagtttgcagatgacacgacGATGGTAGGCCGATCACTGACGACGAtgagacgctacaagcttggcacacctgtaattgggggcgtttctcccattcttctctgcagatcctcttaagctctgtcagtttggatggggagcgtcgctgcacagctcttttcaggtctctccagagatgttcgattaggTTCAAatacgggctctggctgggccactcaatgacagtcagagacttgtcctgaagctacacctgctttgtcttggctgtgtacttagggtcgttgttttgttgaacctttgcctcagtctgaggtcctgagcgctctggggcaAGTTTTaaccaaggatctctctgtgctatgctccgttcatctttctctcaacCCTGAGTAGTCtaacagtccctgccgctgaaaaacatccccacagcatgatgctgccaccaccatgcttcaccatagggatggtgccaggtttcctccagacgtgacgcttggcattcaggccaaagagttcagaccagagaatcttgtttgagAGTCTTTAGATGTCATTTGGAaagctccaagcgggctgtcatgtgccttttactgaggagtggcttccatctggcctctctacc from Salvelinus fontinalis isolate EN_2023a chromosome 18, ASM2944872v1, whole genome shotgun sequence carries:
- the LOC129815306 gene encoding uncharacterized protein LOC129815306, which translates into the protein MTTALEELQEEVEGELRTLTKDKLLEICDFLDISGEQRRDVKDKSRISLMTHIMMFLEREEVAELEDGGMSELLLLKETMTEMISGIDNKTWQTDHDIETAGIHHRIEELRTVTPQQRVGTEQITAAKASDSLRQPQPHANLQGSVPLSPNAQPSSYWRKEFKISGQIGEPGQKDKLIFSSLAHQIEGGLNRGYPNVEIVDAVVRAISPGSQLRSYLEGKPQLTLPTLRCILRSHFQEKSATELYKQLASEAQHSKETPQSFLMRVLDLRQKVLFASQESESGFKYDPALVQRMCLHTVLTGLQSDSIRIDMQPLLLDS